The genomic interval ATTTCGGATCGGGGTTAGACTCCCCCAATCATGCTCAACCCGTTCAAGCAGCCCGAGTTGATCAAGGCCGCGACCTTCATGTCCATGCCCCAGAAGTTCCGCCAGAAGGGCCGCACCAGGTGGTCGGACGCGAACCGCCAGCGCGCCGAAGTGGACAGCTTCCTGGAGGGACCCTCCTTCGACCGGGCGGGCCATCTCTACTTCGTGGACATCCCGTTCGGGCGCGTGTTCAGAATTTCGACCGGGGGCGCGTGGGAGCTGGTGACCCAGTACGACGGCTGGCCCAACGGCTTGAAGCTCCACAAGGACGGCCGCATCTTCATCGCCGATTACCGGCGGGGCCTGATGGTGCTGGATGCCGGCAGCGGAAAGGTGGAGCCGCTGCTGGAGACCGCCTACAGCGAGGGCTTCAAGGGGCTGAACGACCTGCACTTCGCTGCCAACGGCGATCTCTACTTCACCGACCAGGGGCAGACCGGCATCGCCGATCCCAGCGGACGCGTGTTCCGGCTGCGCGCCACCGGGGGGCTGGACAAGCTCGCGGCCAACGTGCCGAGCCCCAACGGCATCACCCTCAACGCGGAGAACAACCAGGTCTACGTGGCGGTGACGCGCTCCCAGCAGATCTGGCGGCTGCCGCTGATGGCGGATGGGCAGCCGTCCAAGACCGGGGTCGCGATCCAGCTGTCCGGTGGACACGCGGGGCCCGACGGCATCGAGATGGACGCCGAGGACGGCCTGGTCGT from Candidatus Methylomirabilota bacterium carries:
- a CDS encoding SMP-30/gluconolactonase/LRE family protein; protein product: MLNPFKQPELIKAATFMSMPQKFRQKGRTRWSDANRQRAEVDSFLEGPSFDRAGHLYFVDIPFGRVFRISTGGAWELVTQYDGWPNGLKLHKDGRIFIADYRRGLMVLDAGSGKVEPLLETAYSEGFKGLNDLHFAANGDLYFTDQGQTGIADPSGRVFRLRATGGLDKLAANVPSPNGITLNAENNQVYVAVTRSQQIWRLPLMADGQPSKTGVAIQLSGGHAGPDGIEMDAEDGLVVCHLGVGVWRFDANCLPTHLVHADGHRLLTNIAFGGPDRKTLYITDSLNGEILTATMPVAGKVMYGLAP